The genomic DNA TCCATTCCTTTTGACATCAAGCGCCCCGGCGTCAAGGACAACATCAACAAATCTATCCGTCATATTGCTTATCACAAGATAAACCTTTGACTCAAACTTCAATTTCTTTTTTAACTCCGATGCCCCTTCAAAAGCAATCAACCTACCGCTCACTAAAACACCAACTTTATCCGCAAGTTCATCAACCTCGTTTAAAAGATGTGTCGTGAAAAGTATCGTTTTGCCTTCACCCTTTAAACTTGACAAAAGGGACTTAAACCTCATAACTCCTTCTGGGTCCAAACTCAAAGTTGGTTCATCAAGTATAAGCAAAGGGACATCTGGCATGATTGCAATAGCAATGCCAAGCCGTTGAACATTCCCACCGGATAGCTCGCTTGCATACTTGTTTAGTATATCCTTTAAGTTCAACATCTCAATCACATACTCAACCCTCTGAACAGGTAAATTCCTTATCTTCCTAAAAAACTCAATGATTTCAATGACCTTTAAATTCTCATACATATTTATCCTCTGGGGCAGGAAACTTAAAAAACCTTTCGCTTTTTTAGGTTCTCTTATTACATCAACACCGTTTATATAAATTTCACCTTCATCTGGTAAAACAAGTCCAACGATAGCTCTCAATGTCGTCGTCTTGCCACTACCATTTGGACCAAGCAAGGCAACTGTCTCATTCTCAAGAACACTGAATGAAATACCATCAACAGCGATCACATCACCGAACCTTTTCTTAAGATTTTTGACAGCGAGCATATTTTCTCTTCAATGTTTTTGATTTAACCGAAATGATCAAGATCGGAATAAACGAACACAAAGAAATCAAACCGACGAAGGCAAAAGCAATTCGTTTACTCTCAATCTTTTCATCTTTCCCTCTCTTTACAAGATAAGTTAAATCAGGCACCTCAACCCTTTTCATCAATGGATATTCATCGTAAATTTTGAACAATTTTATCAAAGGCATCGCTTTTTCAGCAATTTCAATTGCTTTAGCAGACGGACTTGAAAGATAAAGCTGAACAATTGGATATTTCCCCTGAACGCTTTCAAAAACATTTGTCAATTCAAATCTAATATCTCCAATGCCATCATCATTAAGGTCGTAGCCGATATAACCATCCCAATAATTACCTCGCCCATTGTAGCTGAAAGATGTCGTTTTCGGGTTTCCAATAGTTCTTATCAGTGCAAGGTTTCCGATGAAATTGTTCTCATAAATTTTATCATAGTTTGCACTTGCAAAAAGAGCTATAGCAAGGTCATTGTTTTGGACAAGATTACGCCTAATGATGTTGTAATTCGTGCTCTCAAAATGAAGCCCAATTGAATTGTCAATTATATAATTTTCCTCAGCCACGCAATAATCACAAGATTGAAGCAAAAGCCCGTAAGAGCTAAACCCTCTGTTCCTTGCAAATATATTTCTCCTGAAATAAATATGCCTTGAATACATCACCGCACCACCAACGACATTATCAATGAAAACATTTTCCTCAAAACGATTTGAATCGGAAAACATATAATGAATCCCATACCTCAAATCCGTCGCATAATTTCTCGCGATCAAATTGTTTGACGCCTCTTGAATATACATTCCATCTCTTACCTTCGTTATGAAATTCTCCTCAATCAAATTGAAATGCGAATTCCAGATGTGAAGCCCACTGCCCCGCTCCCCAATCCCAAGATAGTGTCTCCCAACGATAGTGTTATGCCTTACGATATTATGATTTGAAGCAAAGAAATAAACACCAAATAACACATCCTCAAGCAAATTATTTTCAATCAAATTATAAGACGATTTAAGCAAAATCCCTGAGTCTTCCTTTTGAAGTAAATTCCCACCACCAGTTATCTTAAAACCATTGATCACACAAGAATCAGCAAGGACGGTAACAGTGCTACCCCAATTTTCACCCTTTATATGTGGCTTTCCAATGCCTATCAAAGTAAGTGGCTTGTTCAAAAATATGTTCCCATAATATTCGCCAGGATAAACATAAATTGTATCATGTGCTTTTGCCTTCTCAATAGCTTCTTTTATCGTTTTGAACTCATACCTTGACCCAACCCTCAAAACATCAGCAAATGAAAAACTCACTAATAAGATGACGGACAAAACTATGTGATTTAAACTCTTGGGCATCGCTTAAATTTTAGCTTCTTTTCCGGAGAAAATCAAAGCAAGACCAAGAAAGATTATAGCCAAAAGAATCCCAGCTGATCCAAGGTCAGGATAGCTGTAAACTGTAAATTGAGCGATAAGTTTCTTCCCAAAAAGTGGTGGGGTAAATGGCTGAACCTTTATCGGAGCATCAGGGGCAAGATTATGCCCATAAGTGTAAAGCTTGTTGTAAAAATCAATAAGTGAAAACAAACCAACATAAATATACATGACGATTAAGTCAATGACGGTTGAAATCTTCCCAAGCACCACAGCCCTTAATGTCAAAAGTCCAAGTGCCCCAAAAACGAAGGGAAGATAAGTGAACTCTGCAAAATCACTCTGTGAAAGTGGCTTCATCCCGATGTAATGATTCAAAATGTTAATTTCCCTTAAATCGTCCCTGCCCGCTGTCTTGCCACCTTCAAGTTTGTAAGAGTAAATGTAAAGTTTCAACCCATCTGGATAAAAAATGGCGAAAAATTGCATCCTCCACAAAGGGAAAAGAAATGTTAAGATAACAGAAAGTGAAGCGATAAATGTAAAAATTCTTGACTTCAAGTTAAGAGGTGTGTCTTGAAGTTTCTCCCATTTTTCAAGTAGGTTATTCATCTTTGGCACTCCTTTTGTTAATTGTTAGAATGACCCCGGAGCACAAAGCCCCGGGGTTTGAATTTACTTCATCGCCGTAGCTCCACCCCTCGGCTTAACGAGCAAATAACCTTGCATCTCCTGATGCAAAGCAGAACAGAAATTGGTGCAATAAAATGGAAACACACCCGGCTTGTTCGCAACAAATTCAATCGTCTTCGTCTCACCTGGATCAACAACAACATTTATATTATATTCACAAATTGCAAACCCGTGAAGCTCATCCGTTGTCTGCTCAATGTTTGTCAGGTAAATTATGACTTTATCTCCTTGATTGACCTCAATCTTCCACGGCTGGAATCTTGACCTTACGGCGATCATCCAAACTTCAACAGTGTTCCCCTTCCTTACAATCTTTGCATC from Candidatus Thermokryptus mobilis includes the following:
- a CDS encoding ABC transporter ATP-binding protein, coding for MLAVKNLKKRFGDVIAVDGISFSVLENETVALLGPNGSGKTTTLRAIVGLVLPDEGEIYINGVDVIREPKKAKGFLSFLPQRINMYENLKVIEIIEFFRKIRNLPVQRVEYVIEMLNLKDILNKYASELSGGNVQRLGIAIAIMPDVPLLILDEPTLSLDPEGVMRFKSLLSSLKGEGKTILFTTHLLNEVDELADKVGVLVSGRLIAFEGASELKKKLKFESKVYLVISNMTDRFVDVVLDAGALDVKRNGTSMIIKADSKDMLDIIFKLKECGAKIENFQTSSQSFEVVYQKLMEEYHGKKD
- the nosD gene encoding nitrous oxide reductase family maturation protein NosD, translating into MPKSLNHIVLSVILLVSFSFADVLRVGSRYEFKTIKEAIEKAKAHDTIYVYPGEYYGNIFLNKPLTLIGIGKPHIKGENWGSTVTVLADSCVINGFKITGGGNLLQKEDSGILLKSSYNLIENNLLEDVLFGVYFFASNHNIVRHNTIVGRHYLGIGERGSGLHIWNSHFNLIEENFITKVRDGMYIQEASNNLIARNYATDLRYGIHYMFSDSNRFEENVFIDNVVGGAVMYSRHIYFRRNIFARNRGFSSYGLLLQSCDYCVAEENYIIDNSIGLHFESTNYNIIRRNLVQNNDLAIALFASANYDKIYENNFIGNLALIRTIGNPKTTSFSYNGRGNYWDGYIGYDLNDDGIGDIRFELTNVFESVQGKYPIVQLYLSSPSAKAIEIAEKAMPLIKLFKIYDEYPLMKRVEVPDLTYLVKRGKDEKIESKRIAFAFVGLISLCSFIPILIISVKSKTLKRKYARCQKS